Proteins encoded within one genomic window of Oncorhynchus gorbuscha isolate QuinsamMale2020 ecotype Even-year unplaced genomic scaffold, OgorEven_v1.0 Un_scaffold_7914, whole genome shotgun sequence:
- the LOC124029856 gene encoding probable E3 ubiquitin-protein ligase HERC3 — translation MPLKVKFQAEDGVDEGGVSREFFSLLGRELLTMEPKTLEVYEDSGLAWLTTDGGGITDEFYLLGLLCGKALYNQCVLNLCFPLALFKKLLGLTTTLDDLKELSPTEARYNYSAEQAIQVTAKIKETPT, via the exons ATGCCTTTGAAG GTGAAGTTTCAAGCAGAGGATGGTGTGGATGAAGGTGGTGTTTCACGGGaattcttcagcctcctggggaGGGAACTTCTCACAATGGAACCAAAGACACTGGAGGTTTACGAGGATTCTGGACTTGCGTGGCTCACAACAGAT GGCGGCGGTATTACTGATGAATTCTACTTGCTTGGGCTGCTCTGTGGGAAGGCACTGTATAATCAGTGTGTTCTGAACCTCTGCTTTCCTCTGGCTCTCTTCAAGAAGCTTCTGGGTCTGACTACAACATTGGATGACCTTAAAGAGCTGTCTCCAACTGAAGCAAGGTACAATTATTCTGCTGAACAAGCTATACAGgttactgccaaaataaaggaaacaccaacataa